One Candidatus Eremiobacterota bacterium genomic window carries:
- a CDS encoding GNAT family N-acetyltransferase, whose product MPTAIFRTQSTAQLEQLHELLIEYEESLPPDLRHGAPPDLRSLPLAYGGSNAAFLALEDDKAAGCIALTRFDASTGVMKRLYVKPAYRQFGIARALVAAVINFAREHRYRRVVLDTDRERLNAAYRLYASLGFSDCEPYAAVDYAKPTYMELRLQ is encoded by the coding sequence ATGCCTACCGCGATTTTTCGGACGCAAAGCACGGCTCAGCTGGAGCAGTTACACGAGCTCTTGATTGAGTACGAGGAGAGCCTGCCGCCGGACTTGAGGCACGGTGCGCCGCCCGATCTGCGGAGCCTTCCGCTCGCGTACGGCGGATCGAACGCTGCCTTTCTGGCGCTAGAGGACGATAAGGCCGCAGGTTGTATAGCGCTGACGCGTTTCGACGCTTCGACGGGAGTCATGAAAAGGCTCTACGTGAAGCCGGCGTATCGCCAATTTGGGATTGCCCGCGCGCTCGTAGCCGCGGTGATCAACTTTGCTCGCGAGCACCGCTATCGCCGAGTCGTCCTTGATACCGATCGCGAGCGACTAAACGCGGCGTATCGCCTCTACGCGTCGCTGGGTTTCAGCGACTGCGAGCCGTACGCCGCAGTCGACTACGCGAAGCCCACGTACATGGAGCTGCGCCTGCAGTAG
- a CDS encoding VOC family protein has protein sequence MEASLQRRKQKEFERMYISVVSLFVNDVDRAADFYVQKLGWEKTMDVPMGEDARWVTVAPSHAQTSFTLSKGSPGWSPEKVGGFSGVILETDDVFKTHDELAKKGVEFEEPPRTEPWGGWAMFKDSEGNIHGLHSPAPVGVSSN, from the coding sequence GTGGAGGCTTCTTTGCAGCGCCGCAAACAGAAGGAGTTCGAGCGCATGTACATCTCGGTAGTGAGCCTGTTCGTGAACGACGTCGACCGCGCGGCCGATTTCTACGTCCAGAAATTAGGCTGGGAGAAAACGATGGACGTGCCGATGGGTGAAGACGCGCGCTGGGTCACCGTCGCGCCGTCGCACGCGCAGACGTCGTTCACTCTCTCGAAAGGTTCGCCGGGCTGGTCGCCCGAGAAAGTCGGCGGCTTCAGCGGCGTCATCCTCGAGACCGACGACGTCTTCAAGACGCACGACGAGCTCGCGAAGAAAGGCGTCGAGTTCGAGGAACCGCCGCGCACCGAGCCGTGGGGCGGCTGGGCGATGTTCAAAGACTCCGAAGGCAACATTCACGGCCTGCACTCGCCCGCCCCCGTCGGCGTCAGCAGCAACTAG